From a region of the Synechococcus sp. PCC 7502 genome:
- the mltG gene encoding endolytic transglycosylase MltG: MTKKTNLLLVIALVITSSGLWWLWAIASPNPELNLEVNKIKLIINKGEPTQEIASKLETAGVIRSGLALRIWLKYLEIKGDRTALRAGIYKFSPSHSLFEVLDQIQTQIPEEVVFTIPEGWTIAQMATYFEQKGFFPARDFIKATKTNLKQRPWLPSKISSLEGFLFPDTYQIHGQATPDQIIAMMLSRFEEVALPLIHTKSGSINLKDWVTFASIVEKEAVLDQERSIIAGVFQSRLKLGMRLESDPTVEYGLNIKQTPDQPLTFKQVRTPSPYNTYLNKGLPPGAIAAPGLKSLEAALNPQVHGYLFFVARYDGSHIFSRTFAEHQVAIQAVAQELEQKAKNSDKNSSKN, from the coding sequence ATGACGAAGAAGACTAACCTCCTATTGGTTATCGCTTTGGTAATAACTAGCTCTGGGTTGTGGTGGTTGTGGGCGATCGCATCTCCGAATCCAGAATTAAACCTAGAAGTAAACAAAATTAAACTGATCATCAATAAGGGCGAACCTACCCAAGAAATTGCCTCTAAGCTGGAAACTGCGGGGGTAATTCGTTCTGGCTTGGCACTGCGGATATGGTTAAAATATTTAGAAATTAAGGGCGATCGCACCGCTTTAAGGGCAGGAATTTATAAATTTTCCCCTAGTCATTCCCTGTTTGAAGTTTTAGATCAAATCCAGACCCAAATCCCTGAAGAAGTAGTTTTTACCATTCCCGAAGGTTGGACGATCGCCCAGATGGCAACTTATTTTGAGCAGAAGGGATTTTTTCCCGCCAGAGATTTTATTAAAGCTACAAAAACTAACCTAAAGCAAAGACCTTGGCTGCCCTCTAAAATTAGTAGTCTTGAGGGTTTTTTGTTTCCTGATACCTATCAAATTCATGGACAAGCTACCCCCGATCAAATTATTGCCATGATGCTTTCACGGTTTGAAGAGGTGGCGTTACCTTTAATTCATACTAAATCAGGCAGTATAAATCTTAAGGATTGGGTGACCTTTGCCAGTATTGTTGAAAAAGAAGCAGTTTTAGATCAAGAGCGGAGCATTATCGCTGGGGTTTTTCAATCAAGATTAAAGCTAGGAATGCGCCTAGAGTCAGACCCCACCGTTGAGTATGGCTTAAATATTAAGCAAACCCCCGATCAGCCTCTTACCTTCAAGCAAGTTCGGACTCCATCTCCCTATAATACCTATCTGAATAAGGGCTTGCCACCGGGAGCGATCGCTGCACCAGGACTAAAAAGTCTTGAAGCTGCTTTAAATCCCCAAGTTCATGGCTACTTATTTTTTGTGGCTCGCTATGATGGCAGTCATATTTTTAGTCGTACCTTTGCCGAACATCAGGTGGCAATCCAAGCTGTTGCGCAAGAATTGGAACAAAAAGCTAAAAATTCTGATAAAAATAGTAGTAAAAACTAA
- a CDS encoding Cof-type HAD-IIB family hydrolase, with translation MGSKIKLLVLDIDGTINGSSNQVNAPVKAAVKAAQAQGVKVAIATGRMYRSALRFHREIGADCPLISYQGAFIKDPEADKLVGHWPVEVPLALALIDHFSQFDFSDRLSVHLYLDDCLYVKEITPDSAIYAERSGVEPIAVGNLQEFLKTNAHNPPTKILALTDHPEPINYMFDTLIQQFSPQQLYLTKSQATFFEATNPIANKGTAVKYLAEKILGLDASAVMTVGDNFNDVEMIQYAGVGVAMGNAPLGLQKLADWVAPDVEQDGVVAAIEQFILV, from the coding sequence ATGGGCAGTAAAATCAAATTGTTGGTATTAGACATAGACGGCACGATCAATGGTAGTTCTAACCAAGTTAATGCTCCAGTCAAAGCCGCAGTCAAGGCAGCCCAAGCACAGGGGGTAAAGGTGGCGATCGCTACGGGGCGAATGTATAGATCGGCATTGCGATTTCATCGAGAAATTGGCGCAGACTGTCCCTTGATTTCTTACCAAGGCGCATTTATTAAAGACCCAGAGGCAGATAAATTAGTAGGACATTGGCCCGTAGAAGTACCTCTTGCTTTAGCTTTAATCGATCACTTTAGCCAGTTTGATTTTAGCGATCGCCTGTCGGTGCATTTATATCTGGATGATTGTTTATACGTTAAGGAAATTACCCCAGATTCTGCCATCTATGCCGAGCGATCAGGAGTAGAACCTATAGCAGTTGGTAACCTTCAGGAATTTCTTAAAACTAATGCCCATAATCCTCCTACGAAAATACTGGCATTGACTGATCATCCTGAACCGATTAACTATATGTTTGATACCCTGATTCAGCAATTTTCGCCCCAACAATTGTATTTAACCAAGTCCCAAGCAACATTTTTTGAAGCGACCAATCCCATTGCCAATAAAGGTACCGCCGTTAAGTATTTAGCGGAAAAGATTTTAGGCTTAGATGCAAGTGCTGTTATGACTGTGGGCGATAACTTTAATGATGTGGAAATGATTCAGTATGCAGGAGTTGGTGTAGCGATGGGAAATGCACCCTTGGGTTTGCAAAAGTTAGCGGATTGGGTGGCACCAGATGTAGAGCAGGATGGGGTAGTTGCTGCCATTGAGCAGTTTATTTTAGTTTAG
- the pdhA gene encoding pyruvate dehydrogenase (acetyl-transferring) E1 component subunit alpha, giving the protein MLQELTNLPVTAQEGLMLYEDMVLGRTFEDKCAEMYYRGRMFGFVHLYNGQEAVATGVIRAMRRDHDYVCSTYRDHVHALSAGVTANEVMAELFGKSTGCSKGRGGSMHIFSGKHNFLGGFAFVAEGIPVAAGAAFQSKYRREVMNDPTADHVTACFFGDGATNNGQFFETLNMAALWSLPIIFVVENNKWAIGMEHVRATSDIAIYKKAAVFGMPGFEVDGMDVLAVRQVTQEAIRRARAGEGPTLLECMTYRFRGHSLADPDELRPKTEKDEWFGRDPIKILAAKLLSAGLTSEQELKAIDKKIQTLVEDSVKFAESSPEPSPDELYRFQFAEDE; this is encoded by the coding sequence ATGCTTCAAGAACTTACAAATCTTCCCGTCACCGCCCAAGAAGGCTTAATGCTATACGAAGACATGGTATTAGGACGTACATTTGAAGATAAATGTGCCGAGATGTATTACCGTGGCAGAATGTTTGGGTTTGTCCACCTTTACAATGGGCAGGAAGCGGTGGCAACTGGTGTAATTAGAGCGATGCGTCGGGATCATGACTATGTATGTAGCACCTACCGAGATCACGTCCATGCTTTAAGTGCAGGAGTTACCGCCAACGAAGTCATGGCAGAGTTATTTGGTAAATCCACGGGGTGTAGCAAAGGGCGGGGCGGCTCTATGCACATATTCTCAGGGAAGCATAATTTTTTAGGTGGCTTTGCATTTGTGGCAGAGGGGATTCCTGTAGCAGCAGGGGCAGCATTTCAAAGTAAGTACCGTCGTGAGGTGATGAATGATCCTACTGCCGATCACGTGACTGCTTGCTTCTTTGGCGATGGGGCAACTAACAATGGACAGTTTTTTGAAACTTTAAATATGGCTGCACTCTGGAGTTTGCCAATTATTTTTGTCGTGGAAAATAACAAGTGGGCGATCGGGATGGAGCATGTCCGTGCCACCTCTGACATTGCCATTTATAAAAAGGCGGCTGTATTTGGAATGCCCGGTTTTGAAGTTGATGGCATGGATGTGTTAGCAGTGCGTCAAGTCACACAGGAAGCAATACGTCGAGCCAGAGCAGGAGAAGGTCCAACCCTCTTGGAATGTATGACTTATAGATTTAGAGGTCACTCACTTGCTGATCCCGATGAGTTAAGACCTAAAACTGAGAAAGATGAGTGGTTTGGCCGAGACCCAATTAAAATTTTAGCTGCCAAATTATTATCCGCAGGTCTAACTTCTGAACAGGAATTAAAAGCCATAGATAAAAAGATTCAAACTTTGGTAGAAGATTCCGTTAAGTTTGCAGAGTCTTCACCTGAGCCAAGCCCCGATGAGTTATATCGCTTCCAGTTTGCTGAAGATGAATAG
- a CDS encoding bifunctional diguanylate cyclase/phosphodiesterase, translated as MPKILVIEDEQSVREDILEILENHGFESLGAEDGLIGMQLARNYQPDLIICDIIMPNLDGYGVLQELRSSDGLASTPFMFMTAKADRASHRLGMNLGADDYITKPIGQNDLLEAIATRLQKNLYQTTTQDLIRSLQTAEEKLNYLSQRDSLTGLLNRYAFKENFNRAIATRVPLAILIIDLDRFKRINRTKGYLFADALLQLVAQRLGKALVNNDYSLARLNADEFAILIKDQNPQPSLKSPLESSLESKVESLSQSILDSLSQSFVIDRQEIRINASIGSAFFPEHGQNLDTLMQSATTALQQAKISGGNTFGVYNANIQEPEDSLELEIDLYKAIERNQLELYYQPQVCLKTGKIKGVEALLRWEHPKYGSVPWHKFIPLAERNGAIMVIGEWVILSACQQMKAWHHLLNRQGSELIKVSVNLSPRQFQQASLGQMLDDILTKTDLNPNYLDLELTESTIVQDIEGSIARLNYFKSLGVEISLDDFGTGYSSLSYLQQFPLNTLKIDQGFVRNMAINSKNKAIVIAMIQLGHSMHLRVLAEGVETKDELDILVENNCDLIQGHLFSKALPALELESLLIQDRRLII; from the coding sequence ATGCCTAAAATTCTAGTAATCGAAGATGAACAATCAGTCCGAGAAGATATTTTAGAAATTTTAGAAAATCATGGCTTTGAATCCCTAGGGGCAGAAGATGGATTAATAGGTATGCAGTTGGCACGGAACTATCAACCCGATTTAATCATCTGCGACATTATCATGCCCAATCTTGATGGCTATGGTGTATTACAGGAATTGCGAAGTTCTGATGGGCTTGCCTCTACTCCATTTATGTTTATGACAGCTAAAGCCGATCGAGCCAGTCACAGATTAGGAATGAATCTTGGTGCCGATGACTATATAACTAAACCCATTGGACAAAATGATCTCCTAGAGGCGATCGCTACCCGTCTGCAAAAAAACCTCTATCAAACCACAACCCAAGACCTAATCCGTAGTCTGCAAACCGCCGAAGAGAAGCTAAACTACCTAAGCCAACGGGATAGTCTGACGGGATTACTCAATCGCTATGCCTTCAAAGAAAATTTTAACCGAGCGATCGCTACTAGAGTTCCCTTAGCTATTTTAATAATTGATCTAGATCGCTTTAAACGGATTAATAGAACCAAAGGCTATTTATTTGCCGATGCTCTGTTGCAACTAGTAGCGCAAAGACTAGGAAAAGCTTTAGTTAACAATGATTACAGCCTAGCTCGACTCAATGCTGATGAGTTTGCCATTCTGATTAAGGATCAAAATCCTCAACCATCTCTTAAATCGCCTCTTGAATCATCTCTTGAATCTAAAGTTGAAAGTCTTTCCCAATCTATTCTCGATTCACTATCTCAGTCCTTTGTCATTGATCGCCAAGAAATCCGTATTAATGCCAGTATTGGGTCTGCCTTCTTTCCTGAACATGGTCAAAATTTAGATACGCTGATGCAAAGTGCAACCACAGCCCTGCAACAGGCAAAAATTTCCGGTGGTAATACCTTTGGAGTCTATAATGCTAATATCCAAGAGCCTGAAGATTCCCTAGAGCTGGAAATAGATTTATATAAAGCCATAGAACGTAACCAGCTTGAGCTTTATTACCAACCCCAAGTTTGCTTAAAAACTGGCAAAATCAAAGGAGTAGAAGCTTTACTGCGATGGGAGCATCCTAAGTATGGCTCTGTGCCTTGGCATAAATTTATTCCCTTGGCTGAACGCAATGGCGCAATTATGGTGATTGGTGAATGGGTGATCCTGTCAGCCTGTCAGCAAATGAAAGCTTGGCATCATCTACTTAATCGGCAGGGTTCTGAGCTAATTAAAGTGTCAGTTAATCTATCGCCTCGGCAATTTCAACAGGCAAGCTTGGGACAGATGTTAGATGATATTTTAACCAAAACAGACCTTAACCCCAATTATCTAGACTTGGAACTAACTGAAAGCACGATTGTCCAAGATATTGAAGGTAGCATTGCTCGGCTTAATTACTTTAAATCCTTGGGCGTAGAAATTTCCCTCGATGATTTTGGTACTGGCTATTCGTCTTTAAGCTATTTGCAACAATTTCCATTAAACACGCTGAAGATTGATCAAGGTTTTGTCCGCAATATGGCAATTAATTCTAAGAATAAAGCGATCGTCATTGCCATGATTCAACTGGGACATAGTATGCACTTAAGAGTTTTAGCAGAAGGTGTCGAAACCAAAGATGAGCTAGATATCTTAGTAGAAAACAACTGCGATTTAATTCAAGGACATCTCTTTAGTAAAGCTCTACCTGCTTTGGAATTAGAAAGTTTATTAATACAAGATCGGCGTTTAATTATTTAA
- a CDS encoding Uma2 family endonuclease, which yields MINSLVNQSQSTFTQLVSLPHVSWQTYQNLKRDMGDHRGIRLTYNQGLLSIKMPSKIHEIINRLLTRIVIVLTEELGLEIVDMGSTTLEREDLARGVEPDTCFYIHNAHYLKGLNPQLPPNLPPDLVIEVDITSPSTQRMEIYQQLGIPEVWRYNPNEGLQFFQLQIGDDYKIFAFSLAFPMLTAAKVNQVLADRQNRSENSVIYDFRQWIKSQSLSS from the coding sequence GTGATTAATAGTTTGGTTAATCAGTCCCAATCTACTTTTACTCAGTTAGTTTCTCTCCCCCATGTTAGTTGGCAGACTTACCAAAACCTGAAAAGGGATATGGGCGATCACCGTGGAATTCGCCTGACCTATAATCAAGGACTTCTAAGCATTAAAATGCCATCTAAAATCCATGAAATCATTAACCGATTACTTACTAGGATCGTTATCGTACTAACCGAGGAACTGGGTTTAGAGATTGTAGATATGGGATCAACCACTTTGGAGCGAGAAGATTTAGCTCGTGGAGTGGAACCTGATACCTGCTTTTATATTCACAATGCTCACTACCTAAAAGGACTCAATCCCCAACTTCCCCCCAATCTACCACCAGATTTAGTTATCGAAGTAGATATTACTAGTCCCTCTACTCAGCGCATGGAAATTTATCAACAACTAGGTATTCCTGAAGTGTGGCGTTATAACCCTAATGAGGGATTACAGTTTTTTCAGCTTCAAATTGGGGATGATTATAAAATATTTGCATTTAGTTTAGCTTTTCCAATGCTCACAGCAGCTAAGGTAAATCAAGTCCTAGCGGATCGGCAAAACAGGAGTGAAAATAGCGTGATCTATGATTTTCGCCAGTGGATTAAGTCTCAATCCCTTAGCTCTTAA
- the kdpA gene encoding potassium-transporting ATPase subunit KdpA: MLQGWLQIGLTLILIVAIAPIFGSYIAKVYLGQKTLLDPVLRPIEALIFRLSGINPENPKNGWQYAGGVLYSNLIMSVFLFLMLMLQGLLPLNPTGLPAPTWDTALHTTISFMTNTNQQHYSGETTLSYFTQTLGLGFMFFTSAGTGIAVAIAFIRGLTGRPLGNFYSDLTLAITRILLPISIVGAIVFMAAGVPETLSVPIIVPTLENPNLSQAIAIGPVAHFEIIKQLGENGGGFFAINSAHPFENPNNFTNLIQILAMISIPTALIFTYGEITNNRKQSWLLFGLVFIIYVAFIIVTGVGEYQGNPLVNTLLGGQSPNLEGKEVRFGWAQSALFAVTTSGTMTGAVNSMLDSFMSNGGFVFLSNLFLQILWGGQGTGTAYLYAYSILAVFVTGLMVGRTPEFLGRKIEKQEVVLTSFLILLVHPIFILIPGAIALAFPDQLAGISNPGFHGLSQVIYEYASAAANNGSGFEGLVDSQPAATGLWWNLSTSVSLLGGRYIPIVALLLLADGMSRKQTVAMTAGTLRTDTILFTSVTAGVILIMAALTFFPVLALGPIAEAFQLSY; this comes from the coding sequence ATGCTACAAGGATGGCTACAAATAGGGCTAACACTGATATTGATTGTGGCGATCGCCCCGATTTTTGGTAGTTATATCGCCAAGGTTTATTTAGGACAAAAGACCTTACTTGATCCAGTTTTGAGACCAATTGAAGCATTAATTTTTCGGTTGAGTGGAATTAATCCCGAAAACCCTAAGAATGGCTGGCAATATGCTGGGGGAGTTTTATACAGCAACTTGATTATGTCAGTGTTTTTATTTTTAATGCTGATGTTGCAAGGATTACTACCCTTAAATCCTACGGGTTTACCTGCTCCCACTTGGGATACGGCTCTGCATACAACTATTTCCTTTATGACTAATACCAATCAGCAGCATTATTCAGGGGAAACTACTCTCAGTTACTTCACTCAAACTCTGGGACTAGGGTTTATGTTTTTTACCTCTGCGGGAACGGGGATTGCGGTGGCGATCGCTTTTATCCGAGGTTTAACGGGCAGACCCTTGGGTAATTTTTATAGTGATTTAACCCTAGCGATTACGCGGATTTTATTACCGATTAGTATTGTCGGGGCGATCGTATTTATGGCGGCTGGCGTGCCTGAGACCCTATCTGTACCTATTATTGTCCCCACCTTAGAAAATCCTAATCTGAGTCAGGCAATAGCCATCGGACCAGTGGCACATTTTGAGATCATCAAGCAACTTGGTGAAAATGGTGGAGGGTTCTTTGCCATTAACTCCGCCCATCCCTTTGAGAATCCTAATAACTTCACGAATCTAATTCAGATTTTGGCGATGATTTCGATTCCTACAGCACTGATTTTCACCTATGGTGAGATCACTAATAATCGTAAACAATCGTGGTTATTGTTTGGTTTGGTGTTCATTATCTATGTCGCTTTCATTATCGTTACGGGAGTTGGTGAGTATCAAGGGAACCCTCTGGTCAATACCCTACTTGGTGGGCAAAGTCCAAATTTAGAAGGTAAAGAAGTACGATTTGGTTGGGCACAGTCGGCTTTATTTGCGGTGACGACCAGTGGAACTATGACTGGTGCTGTTAATTCTATGCTTGATTCTTTTATGTCAAATGGTGGGTTTGTATTTTTATCTAATTTGTTTTTGCAAATTCTTTGGGGTGGACAGGGGACGGGAACCGCATACCTATATGCCTATTCAATTTTGGCGGTATTTGTCACTGGGTTAATGGTAGGTAGAACTCCCGAATTTTTGGGACGGAAGATTGAAAAGCAGGAAGTAGTCCTAACTAGTTTTTTGATTTTGCTAGTGCATCCAATTTTTATCCTCATCCCCGGAGCGATCGCCCTAGCATTTCCCGATCAACTAGCAGGAATCAGCAACCCCGGTTTTCATGGACTCTCCCAAGTAATTTATGAATATGCTTCAGCCGCAGCAAATAATGGTTCTGGGTTTGAAGGATTAGTGGATAGTCAACCTGCCGCCACAGGATTATGGTGGAACCTTAGTACTTCCGTCAGTTTATTGGGAGGTCGATATATTCCCATAGTTGCCCTACTTTTATTGGCAGATGGCATGTCCCGTAAACAAACCGTTGCCATGACTGCAGGTACACTTCGCACTGATACGATTCTATTCACATCTGTGACTGCGGGAGTGATTTTGATTATGGCTGCCTTGACTTTCTTTCCTGTATTAGCTTTAGGACCAATTGCTGAAGCTTTTCAACTTAGTTACTAA
- the prmC gene encoding peptide chain release factor N(5)-glutamine methyltransferase produces the protein MNFGQWYRRSEVEAKSHNISGAELDWLVLGMTGAERLHLKLGTLELDQSQVVKLDQMWQQRIIAKTPIQYLIGKTHWRNLELVVNADVLIPRPETEILIDLVLDQSDPNSAAIWVDLGTGSGAIAIGLALELKNSQVYAVDYSHGALAIAQRNADKYPLEIPIQFYQGFWFEPLDHLKSQITGMISNPPYIPTVEVKQLEPEVCNHEPHLALDGGTDGLDCIRYLIQTAPEYLIRGGHWLIEVMAGQAQTVRSLLEINGNYQNIQIHLDHNGIERFVSALKI, from the coding sequence ATGAATTTTGGGCAATGGTACAGGCGATCGGAGGTTGAAGCAAAATCCCATAATATCTCTGGGGCTGAATTAGATTGGTTAGTCTTGGGGATGACTGGGGCGGAGCGGCTGCACTTAAAGTTGGGAACCCTTGAGTTAGATCAGTCTCAAGTTGTAAAACTTGATCAGATGTGGCAGCAACGAATAATTGCCAAAACTCCCATTCAGTACCTAATTGGTAAAACTCACTGGCGGAATTTAGAATTGGTGGTTAATGCTGATGTTTTGATCCCCCGTCCAGAGACAGAAATTTTAATTGATCTGGTTTTAGACCAAAGTGATCCTAACTCAGCAGCTATTTGGGTGGATTTAGGTACTGGTAGTGGGGCGATCGCCATTGGTTTAGCATTAGAACTAAAAAATTCTCAAGTTTATGCGGTGGATTATAGCCATGGTGCCTTAGCGATCGCTCAACGTAATGCCGACAAGTATCCCCTAGAAATTCCGATCCAGTTTTATCAAGGGTTTTGGTTTGAGCCTTTAGATCATCTTAAATCTCAAATTACAGGCATGATCTCTAATCCACCCTATATTCCTACGGTAGAGGTTAAGCAACTTGAGCCAGAAGTTTGTAACCATGAACCCCACTTGGCATTAGATGGCGGTACAGATGGACTAGATTGCATTCGTTACTTAATTCAAACCGCACCCGAGTATTTAATTAGGGGTGGGCATTGGCTAATTGAAGTGATGGCAGGACAGGCACAAACCGTGCGATCGCTCCTAGAAATTAACGGCAACTATCAAAATATTCAAATCCATCTTGATCACAATGGCATCGAAAGATTTGTCTCTGCTCTGAAAATTTAG
- the tsaB gene encoding tRNA (adenosine(37)-N6)-threonylcarbamoyltransferase complex dimerization subunit type 1 TsaB, which translates to MPQTALAIDSTTEVLELAIAQVSPEVNPLICLNYQKWTLGRDLSVQIHTCLAEVMSAYQWSDLAFLAIASGVGSFTSTRIGIVVARTLGEQLGIPVYAISCNDINSQAKENNLPIMSLIKIGHNHWVTGEYRHWSEALPLYS; encoded by the coding sequence ATGCCCCAAACTGCTCTAGCGATAGATAGCACCACTGAAGTTTTAGAACTAGCGATCGCCCAAGTTAGTCCAGAAGTTAATCCTCTAATATGCCTTAATTATCAAAAATGGACGTTAGGACGTGATCTGTCAGTACAGATTCATACCTGTCTAGCGGAGGTGATGAGTGCTTATCAGTGGAGTGATTTGGCTTTCTTGGCGATCGCCTCTGGCGTAGGAAGTTTCACTAGTACTCGCATTGGCATAGTTGTAGCTAGAACTCTAGGTGAACAACTTGGGATTCCTGTTTATGCCATTAGTTGCAATGACATTAATTCTCAAGCCAAAGAAAATAACCTACCAATTATGAGCCTGATTAAAATTGGACACAATCACTGGGTTACTGGGGAATATCGCCATTGGTCAGAGGCTTTACCACTGTATTCCTAG
- the thrC gene encoding threonine synthase, which yields MTSIINSPASVTQTFSHLKCKECGSKYEPKAMHVCEMCFGPLEVDYDYAAIASKVSRETIAAGPNSIWRYRHFLPVQTDNYIDVGTGMTPLLKANRLARRLGIKNLYIKNDAVNMPTLSFKDRVVSVALSRARELGFSTVACASTGNLANSTAAIAAHAGLDCCVFIPADLEAGKVLGTVVYAPKVFAVQGNYDQVNRLCSEVANTHGWGFVNINLRPYYSEGSKTLGYEVAEQLGWQLPDHIVAPLASGSLFTKIYKGFQEFVKVGLVDDKPVRFSGAQADGCSPIATAFREGRDFVTPVKPKTIAKSIAIGNPADGVYALDIARKTNGNIESVTDAEIIEAMKLLAETEGIFTETAGGTTIAVLKKLVEAGKIDPDEVTVVYITGNGLKTQEAIQGYVGEPLQIEPKLDSFERALERSITLERLEWQEVSV from the coding sequence ATGACATCCATCATCAATTCCCCTGCTAGTGTTACGCAGACGTTCAGTCATCTCAAGTGTAAAGAATGTGGGTCTAAGTATGAACCTAAAGCCATGCATGTATGTGAAATGTGTTTTGGTCCCCTAGAAGTTGATTATGACTATGCAGCGATCGCTTCTAAGGTAAGTCGAGAAACCATTGCGGCTGGACCAAATTCGATCTGGCGTTATCGTCATTTTTTACCTGTCCAAACTGACAACTATATAGATGTCGGAACGGGTATGACCCCTTTATTAAAGGCTAATCGCTTGGCACGAAGACTAGGTATCAAAAATCTCTACATCAAAAATGATGCCGTCAATATGCCTACTCTAAGCTTTAAAGATCGGGTAGTATCTGTGGCTTTAAGCCGTGCCCGTGAGCTAGGGTTTAGTACAGTTGCCTGTGCTAGTACAGGAAATTTGGCTAACTCAACGGCGGCGATCGCTGCCCATGCTGGTTTAGATTGTTGTGTATTTATTCCTGCAGATTTAGAAGCAGGCAAAGTATTGGGTACTGTAGTTTATGCCCCCAAGGTTTTTGCCGTGCAAGGTAACTATGACCAAGTTAATCGCCTCTGTTCCGAAGTTGCTAACACCCACGGTTGGGGATTTGTAAATATTAATCTGCGTCCTTACTACTCAGAGGGTTCTAAAACCTTGGGCTATGAAGTAGCGGAGCAGTTGGGATGGCAGTTACCCGATCACATTGTTGCGCCTTTGGCATCTGGTTCATTGTTTACCAAAATCTATAAGGGTTTCCAAGAGTTTGTTAAAGTTGGCTTAGTAGATGATAAACCCGTTAGATTCAGTGGTGCCCAAGCTGATGGTTGTTCTCCCATTGCTACAGCTTTCCGTGAAGGACGGGATTTTGTTACCCCTGTGAAGCCTAAGACCATTGCCAAGAGCATTGCGATCGGCAATCCTGCGGATGGAGTTTATGCCCTAGATATTGCCCGCAAAACTAACGGTAATATTGAGTCGGTCACTGATGCCGAAATTATTGAAGCAATGAAATTACTAGCCGAAACCGAAGGCATATTCACTGAAACTGCTGGGGGTACGACGATCGCTGTACTTAAGAAACTTGTGGAAGCAGGTAAAATCGATCCCGATGAAGTTACAGTTGTCTATATTACGGGCAATGGCTTAAAAACCCAAGAAGCAATTCAAGGTTACGTCGGCGAGCCTTTACAAATTGAACCTAAACTAGATAGCTTTGAACGGGCTTTGGAACGCTCCATTACCCTAGAAAGGTTAGAGTGGCAGGAAGTGTCTGTTTAG
- a CDS encoding DUF3727 domain-containing protein, protein MDSTIILTDETGGTLVCNIEDTIAVDDVEYFLLQPIDNSVQIFAWEQGEDEDDEILVDLEADELAAVFSTAQAVLSEQNLKLKRTAFTLTVEGELPDFDEEEIFTVDLDDDSFEEYQELAKFLHEEQPYSIFTPLSPVMFFAKLGSNGQYELLTEDELEMIQPYVEEHMIDDEED, encoded by the coding sequence ATGGACTCGACAATAATACTGACTGATGAGACGGGCGGAACCCTAGTATGCAACATAGAAGATACCATTGCTGTTGATGACGTAGAGTATTTTTTGCTGCAACCCATTGATAACTCTGTACAGATTTTTGCGTGGGAACAGGGCGAAGATGAAGATGATGAAATTTTAGTTGACTTGGAAGCGGATGAGCTAGCAGCAGTATTTTCTACAGCCCAGGCTGTTCTATCAGAGCAGAACTTAAAACTAAAGCGCACAGCTTTTACTTTAACCGTTGAGGGTGAGCTACCAGATTTTGACGAAGAGGAAATTTTTACCGTAGATTTGGATGATGATAGCTTTGAAGAATACCAAGAACTAGCTAAATTTCTTCACGAAGAGCAGCCCTATTCCATATTTACCCCCCTCAGTCCAGTGATGTTTTTTGCTAAATTGGGCAGTAATGGTCAATACGAATTGCTAACTGAAGACGAATTAGAAATGATTCAGCCCTATGTTGAAGAGCATATGATTGATGACGAAGAAGACTAA